A genomic window from Methylorubrum extorquens includes:
- a CDS encoding RNA-guided endonuclease InsQ/TnpB family protein: MRNVKSGGTDRPNNALVPTITVKLRLCDKHAGGLNRQARSVNYVWNYCNETQKKAAQAKRKWLFAQDFMKLTAGSGGDLGLHAHTVQRVCREYDISRKRDSKAWLRWRSRKSLGWVPFNTGHVKFDGSRFVFNGVHYEPMHLREHLTPGMRFGAGSFNSDAKGRWYINVPVAVPCAEPRPENAVGIDLGLKTLATLSTSAKIEMPRFYRESEKALATSQRAKKTKRTKAIHAKARNRRKDFLHKASLALVQEYGTIIVGDVSPSKLAKTTMAKSIYDAGWAGFRHMLSYKAIRHGGRYVEVSEAYSTRTCSACGSIGGPTGLKGLGIREWQCLDCGSVHDRDENSAQVILGIGLNTLAEGVQK; this comes from the coding sequence ATGCGTAACGTGAAGTCAGGGGGCACTGATCGGCCGAACAATGCGCTGGTGCCAACCATCACAGTAAAGCTGCGCCTATGTGACAAGCACGCAGGCGGCTTAAATAGGCAGGCAAGATCTGTAAATTATGTTTGGAACTACTGCAACGAAACGCAGAAAAAGGCAGCTCAAGCCAAGCGTAAATGGCTATTCGCGCAGGATTTTATGAAGTTGACTGCTGGGTCAGGCGGGGATCTCGGTCTCCACGCCCATACAGTTCAGCGCGTTTGCCGCGAATACGACATCTCTCGCAAGAGAGATAGCAAGGCTTGGCTTCGCTGGAGGTCGAGAAAATCTCTTGGTTGGGTTCCGTTTAACACTGGGCATGTAAAATTTGATGGGTCTCGCTTTGTGTTCAATGGCGTTCACTACGAGCCGATGCATCTGCGCGAGCATTTGACGCCGGGCATGCGGTTTGGCGCTGGCAGCTTCAATTCCGATGCGAAAGGCCGCTGGTACATCAACGTTCCTGTCGCGGTGCCGTGTGCAGAGCCGAGGCCAGAGAATGCGGTCGGTATCGACCTGGGCCTGAAGACGCTCGCGACGCTATCTACCAGCGCGAAGATTGAGATGCCGCGCTTCTACCGCGAGAGCGAGAAGGCGTTGGCGACGTCGCAGCGCGCGAAGAAAACCAAGCGGACCAAGGCGATCCATGCCAAGGCGCGGAACCGCCGCAAAGACTTCCTGCACAAGGCGTCTCTCGCTTTGGTGCAAGAATACGGGACGATCATCGTTGGCGATGTGAGCCCGTCAAAGCTAGCCAAGACCACTATGGCGAAGTCGATCTACGACGCCGGGTGGGCAGGCTTCCGGCACATGCTCTCGTACAAGGCCATTAGGCATGGCGGGCGCTACGTCGAAGTCTCTGAGGCTTATAGTACCCGAACCTGTTCTGCATGCGGAAGCATCGGCGGCCCGACAGGGCTGAAAGGTCTCGGAATAAGAGAATGGCAATGCCTCGATTGCGGCTCGGTTCATGACCGGGACGAAAACTCAGCGCAAGTCATTCTCGGTATTGGGCTGAATACCCTTGCTGAAGGAGTCCAGAAATGA
- a CDS encoding helix-turn-helix domain-containing protein, which translates to MGRLSPSRLRVLRTLADYPQGGLLTRQLAEKIGLTTASARRLCQAMRFFGLVLRYETNDQRWWITDAGRAALAEQEKGDA; encoded by the coding sequence ATGGGTAGACTCTCACCCTCCCGACTGCGTGTCCTGCGCACGCTCGCCGACTACCCGCAGGGCGGTTTGCTGACGCGCCAACTCGCCGAGAAAATCGGCCTGACGACCGCCAGCGCCCGCCGCCTATGCCAAGCCATGCGGTTCTTCGGCCTCGTGCTGCGGTACGAGACCAACGATCAACGCTGGTGGATCACCGACGCCGGCCGCGCCGCCCTCGCCGAACAGGAGAAGGGCGATGCGTAG
- a CDS encoding integrase, which produces MPAEHELHAPGLKRMKRHNGRVDLYWVADEKLVAKGFTPKTVRLFGDWPSQEIASRCAVLQAEMLEWAAGREPGRNAFALGTIGWICRAFETDPDSPIHERRRDTRVFYGKYIRHLVEAAGDEHMADIIGRDVRRWHRAWTDDLGERGAYACIQTLRRVVNYGCELRDRDAIELATVLSKTTFRQPRARKLRPSHEMIVALRAAAHEAGRPSIALAVTLQFELGLRQKDVIGEWDRPDAEARSRIAGAITDGAWVWDWGLVWNHIDGTILRKPTSKSNGNEFAEHDLSHYPELLTELPPQGVGPLVIDERSGLPWKRSHFSRTFREIARTSGWPDGIWNMDSRAGAVSEAFEAGAAPADVMRTATHTQMSTTMLYNRGSVVQSGRVAELRTARRKAKPAG; this is translated from the coding sequence ATGCCAGCGGAGCACGAGTTGCACGCGCCCGGTCTTAAACGGATGAAGCGCCACAACGGGCGCGTCGATCTCTATTGGGTGGCCGACGAGAAGCTCGTCGCCAAGGGGTTCACACCGAAGACGGTTCGCCTGTTCGGGGACTGGCCCTCACAGGAGATCGCATCGCGTTGCGCGGTTCTGCAGGCCGAAATGTTGGAGTGGGCCGCAGGCCGCGAGCCAGGTCGGAACGCGTTCGCCCTCGGCACCATCGGCTGGATCTGCCGCGCCTTCGAGACTGACCCCGATTCGCCTATCCATGAGCGCCGACGAGACACCCGCGTCTTCTACGGCAAATATATCCGACACCTCGTCGAGGCGGCCGGCGACGAGCACATGGCCGACATCATCGGCCGCGACGTGCGGCGCTGGCATCGCGCCTGGACCGACGATCTCGGCGAGCGCGGCGCCTATGCCTGCATCCAAACGCTTCGCCGGGTCGTGAACTACGGCTGCGAGCTGCGGGACCGAGACGCGATTGAGCTGGCGACCGTGTTGTCGAAGACGACGTTCCGGCAGCCGCGCGCCCGCAAGCTCCGCCCGAGTCACGAGATGATCGTCGCGTTGCGCGCCGCCGCCCACGAGGCCGGCCGGCCGAGCATCGCGCTCGCGGTGACGCTTCAGTTCGAGCTCGGGCTTCGGCAGAAGGACGTGATCGGCGAGTGGGACCGCCCCGACGCGGAGGCACGATCCCGAATCGCCGGCGCCATCACGGACGGCGCATGGGTCTGGGATTGGGGCCTCGTCTGGAACCACATCGACGGGACGATCCTGCGCAAGCCGACGTCGAAGTCGAACGGCAACGAGTTCGCCGAGCACGATCTCAGCCATTACCCCGAGTTGCTCACCGAATTGCCGCCGCAGGGCGTCGGTCCGCTGGTCATCGATGAGCGGTCCGGCCTGCCATGGAAGCGCTCGCACTTCAGCCGGACGTTTCGCGAGATCGCCAGAACCTCCGGCTGGCCCGACGGCATCTGGAACATGGACAGCAGGGCAGGGGCGGTCAGCGAGGCTTTCGAGGCGGGCGCAGCGCCGGCCGACGTGATGCGCACCGCGACCCACACACAGATGTCGACGACGATGCTCTATAACCGAGGATCGGTGGTGCAGTCGGGTCGCGTGGCCGAGCTACGAACGGCGCGGCGAAAGGCGAAGCCTGCGGGCTGA
- a CDS encoding protein-L-isoaspartate O-methyltransferase family protein — protein sequence MLDYAQARRLMVDCQLRTFDVNDVAVLDAFDTVPRERFVPPGREDFAYIDQTLTLDAGEDGIRAMPAPMLLARLIQALKIRPGIRALDVGTGYGYGAALLRQLGAEVVALESDPDLIGAARERLGDTVNLVQDALTAPAKGGPFDAILVEGRVEVRPQALLDQLRDDGRLVCVLGPHRNAKATLFVRAGDAFGARPLFDASLPPLKSFATEPGFAF from the coding sequence ATGCTCGATTATGCTCAGGCGCGGCGCCTCATGGTCGATTGTCAGCTCCGGACCTTCGACGTGAATGACGTCGCAGTGCTCGATGCCTTCGACACCGTGCCCCGCGAGCGCTTCGTCCCGCCAGGTCGCGAAGACTTCGCCTATATTGACCAGACTCTGACTCTCGATGCGGGGGAGGACGGGATCCGCGCCATGCCGGCCCCAATGCTGCTGGCGCGCCTGATTCAGGCGCTCAAGATCCGCCCCGGCATCCGCGCCCTCGATGTCGGCACCGGCTACGGCTATGGCGCGGCCCTGCTCCGGCAGCTCGGCGCCGAGGTCGTCGCCCTGGAATCCGACCCGGATCTCATCGGCGCCGCCCGCGAGCGCCTCGGCGACACCGTCAATCTCGTCCAGGATGCCCTGACCGCTCCGGCCAAGGGCGGGCCTTTCGACGCCATCCTCGTCGAGGGACGAGTCGAGGTCCGGCCGCAGGCGCTGCTCGATCAATTGCGCGACGACGGGCGCTTGGTCTGCGTGCTGGGCCCGCATCGCAACGCCAAGGCGACCCTGTTCGTACGGGCGGGCGATGCCTTCGGAGCCCGCCCGCTCTTCGATGCCTCGCTGCCGCCCCTGAAAAGTTTCGCGACCGAGCCCGGCTTCGCGTTCTGA
- a CDS encoding TolC family outer membrane protein, with protein MSHGAFAGAKHRSGHGGAAGRHIEKPQGLIDVKERNPAARSALRLAGAVVSALAVASPAVAETLESALSRAYQANPALNAARANLRATDEDVNRFQSGYRPNAALSADIGLQQFQGKIGGIGTTGPINLTTRPGGAGLTINQNVFDGFQTDNRVRAAESTVLGTREGLRQTEMNTLFNAAQAYMNVLSDTATLELQRNNVEVLEEQLRQTRDRFNVGEVTRTDVAQAEARLAGARSQVGAAEAALRASIGIFRQVVGVEPRQLAPGRPLDRYVPASLDQAILIGLKEHPQILASLHAVDVAELQVKVNEGALYPQAQITGAVQQRYDQQFPGDNGVTASIVGRVNIPLYQGGAEYAAIRQAKENAGRARLVADQDRDTIRASIVRTWGNLEASKAQVIASQAQVQANEVALNGVREEARVGQRTTLDVLNAQQELLSARVALIRAQRDRVVNSYDVVQAVGRLTVRFTSLPVTPYSAREHLDQVRDLWFGLRTPDGR; from the coding sequence ATGTCCCATGGGGCATTTGCCGGGGCGAAGCACCGGAGCGGACACGGCGGTGCGGCGGGACGGCATATCGAGAAACCGCAAGGGCTGATCGACGTGAAAGAACGGAACCCTGCGGCGCGGTCCGCGCTTCGGCTGGCTGGCGCCGTCGTCTCGGCACTGGCCGTCGCAAGTCCGGCGGTTGCCGAGACCCTTGAGAGCGCGTTGTCCCGCGCCTATCAGGCCAACCCGGCGCTGAACGCGGCACGGGCGAACCTGCGCGCCACCGACGAGGATGTGAATCGTTTCCAGTCCGGCTACCGACCGAACGCCGCGCTTTCAGCCGACATCGGCCTCCAGCAGTTCCAAGGTAAGATCGGCGGCATCGGTACCACCGGGCCGATCAATCTCACGACCCGCCCGGGCGGCGCGGGCCTGACCATCAACCAGAACGTCTTCGACGGCTTTCAGACCGACAACCGGGTGCGCGCGGCCGAATCGACCGTGCTCGGGACGCGGGAGGGTCTGCGCCAGACGGAGATGAACACGCTGTTCAACGCTGCTCAGGCCTACATGAACGTCCTGAGCGACACGGCGACGCTGGAGCTTCAGCGCAACAACGTCGAGGTGCTCGAAGAGCAGCTGCGTCAGACCCGTGACCGCTTCAATGTCGGCGAGGTGACCCGCACCGACGTCGCCCAGGCCGAGGCGCGGCTCGCCGGTGCCCGCTCCCAGGTGGGCGCGGCGGAGGCGGCTCTGCGCGCCTCGATCGGCATCTTCCGCCAGGTCGTCGGCGTCGAGCCTCGCCAGCTCGCCCCTGGTCGCCCGCTCGACCGCTACGTGCCGGCCTCGCTCGATCAGGCGATTCTCATCGGCCTGAAGGAGCACCCGCAGATTCTCGCCTCGCTGCACGCCGTGGACGTGGCGGAGTTGCAGGTGAAGGTGAACGAGGGCGCGCTCTATCCGCAGGCGCAGATCACCGGCGCGGTGCAGCAGCGATACGATCAGCAGTTCCCCGGCGACAACGGCGTCACCGCCTCGATCGTCGGACGGGTCAACATCCCGCTCTATCAGGGTGGGGCCGAGTACGCCGCAATTCGGCAGGCCAAGGAGAATGCCGGGCGCGCCCGCCTTGTCGCCGACCAGGACCGCGACACCATCCGCGCTTCGATCGTACGGACCTGGGGCAATCTCGAAGCCTCAAAGGCGCAGGTGATCGCCTCGCAGGCGCAGGTCCAGGCCAACGAGGTGGCGCTGAACGGTGTGCGTGAAGAGGCCCGCGTCGGCCAGCGGACCACCCTCGACGTGCTGAACGCGCAGCAGGAACTGCTCTCCGCGCGCGTCGCCCTGATCCGCGCCCAGCGCGACCGCGTGGTGAACTCCTACGATGTCGTCCAGGCCGTCGGACGGCTCACGGTCCGCTTCACCAGTCTGCCGGTTACCCCGTACTCCGCCCGCGAACATCTCGATCAGGTGCGCGACCTCTGGTTCGGCCTGCGCACCCCCGACGGGCGCTGA
- a CDS encoding PopZ family protein — protein sequence MSAASPKVQDKSQEPSMEEILASIRRIIADDQAPKPAEAEAPPTPAPAPAPPDDDVLDLAEVAEPVRKPEPVAFDIPEIDFRMPEFDPEPEPDFEPPAAEKPDPFDFTPEPPPAPRVTERVRAAVEEEVTERLVSSGTGESVGQHFQLLAHTVLSQNARTLEDLVKEMLRPMLKSWLDENLPHMVERLVRIEIERVARGR from the coding sequence ATGAGCGCAGCGAGCCCTAAGGTTCAGGACAAGTCGCAGGAGCCCTCCATGGAGGAGATCCTGGCTTCGATCCGCCGCATCATCGCCGACGACCAGGCCCCGAAGCCGGCCGAGGCCGAGGCGCCTCCGACGCCGGCGCCGGCTCCCGCGCCGCCGGACGACGACGTGCTCGATCTTGCCGAGGTCGCCGAGCCGGTGCGCAAGCCCGAGCCCGTCGCCTTCGACATCCCCGAAATCGATTTCCGGATGCCGGAGTTCGACCCGGAGCCGGAACCCGATTTCGAGCCCCCGGCGGCGGAAAAGCCGGATCCCTTCGACTTCACCCCCGAGCCGCCTCCCGCCCCGCGCGTGACCGAGCGCGTCCGCGCGGCGGTCGAGGAGGAGGTGACGGAGCGGCTCGTCTCGTCCGGCACCGGCGAGAGCGTCGGTCAGCACTTCCAGCTTCTCGCCCACACGGTGCTGTCGCAGAACGCTCGCACGCTGGAGGATCTCGTCAAGGAGATGCTGCGGCCGATGCTGAAGAGCTGGCTCGATGAGAACCTTCCGCACATGGTCGAGCGGCTGGTGCGGATCGAGATCGAGCGGGTCGCCCGCGGGCGATAA
- a CDS encoding valine--tRNA ligase yields the protein MMDKTFDPAAVEARVSAAWEEGQAFRAGRPERAGAEPFSIVIPPPNVTGSLHMGHALNNTIQDILVRFERMRGKDVLWQPGTDHAGIATQMVVERRLMETGAPGRRELGREEFLRRVWAWKEESGGTIIGQLKRLGASCDWSRERFTMDEGLSRAVLKTFVDLHAQGLIYRDKRLVNWDPKFQTAISDLEVQQIEVKGHLWHFDYPVVDEAGSPTGAIITVATTRPETMLGDTAVAVHPDDERYRDLVGKRVRLPLVNRLIPIVADAYSDPEKGTGAVKITPAHDFNDFEVGRRNGCRPINVLDPEARIQIAGNADFLDGAEPEDAALALDGLDRFAARKAVVALMEERGLLRLVEPNTHAVPHGDRSGVVIEPYLTDQWYVNVKPLAERALQAVRDGQTKFVPENYEKIFFQWLENIEPWCVSRQLWWGHQIPVWYDAEGGIFVAESEAEAVAQAKAKHGAEVALTRDADVLDTWFSSALWPFSTLGWPDKTPELARFYPTSTLVTGKDIIFFWVARMMMMGLHLTDQAPFETVYLHTLVRDEKGAKMSKSKGNVVDPVDLIDRFGADALRFTLAALAAPGRDIKLGAQRVEGYRNFATKLWNAARFAELNGCELKADFRPEAVRETLNAWALTEAAKAVAEVAQGITVYRFNDAAAAAYRFVWNVFCDWYLELAKPVLQGEGVDPAARAETQATIAFLIDQIAMLLHPFMPFLTEELWAIKGQVLPTERGLLALESWPELSAYTNPQAEDEIGWLVDLISEVRSARSETNVPAGAQVPLVLVAADAGVRARVERWSETLTRLARLSEIGFAEAAPKNAVQLLVRGSVAALPLEGIVDLAAEVARLKKEAGKARSEIGKIDGKLGNADFLARAPEEVVDEQRERRDAEAARLVKIEEALVRLSEA from the coding sequence ATGATGGACAAGACCTTCGACCCCGCCGCCGTCGAGGCGCGCGTCTCCGCGGCCTGGGAAGAGGGTCAGGCCTTCCGCGCCGGACGCCCCGAGCGGGCCGGCGCCGAACCCTTCAGCATCGTGATCCCGCCGCCGAACGTGACGGGCTCGCTGCATATGGGCCACGCGCTCAACAACACGATCCAGGACATCCTCGTCCGCTTCGAGCGGATGCGAGGCAAGGATGTGCTGTGGCAGCCCGGCACGGATCATGCCGGCATCGCCACGCAGATGGTGGTCGAGCGCCGGCTCATGGAGACGGGAGCGCCCGGCCGTCGGGAACTCGGACGCGAGGAATTCCTGCGCCGGGTCTGGGCCTGGAAGGAGGAATCCGGCGGCACGATCATCGGCCAGCTCAAGCGACTCGGCGCCTCCTGCGACTGGTCGCGGGAGCGCTTCACCATGGATGAGGGCCTGAGCCGTGCCGTGCTCAAGACCTTCGTCGATCTGCACGCCCAGGGGCTGATCTACCGCGACAAGCGCCTCGTGAACTGGGACCCAAAGTTCCAGACCGCGATCTCGGACCTCGAAGTCCAGCAGATCGAGGTGAAGGGCCATCTCTGGCACTTCGACTACCCCGTCGTGGACGAGGCCGGCAGCCCGACGGGCGCGATCATCACCGTGGCGACCACGCGGCCCGAGACGATGCTCGGCGACACGGCGGTGGCCGTCCACCCGGACGATGAGCGCTACCGCGATCTTGTCGGAAAGCGTGTTCGCCTGCCGCTGGTCAACCGGCTGATCCCCATCGTCGCCGACGCCTATTCCGATCCGGAAAAGGGCACCGGCGCGGTCAAGATCACCCCGGCCCACGACTTCAACGACTTCGAGGTCGGGCGCCGCAACGGTTGCCGGCCGATCAACGTGCTCGATCCGGAAGCGCGCATCCAGATCGCGGGCAACGCCGATTTCCTCGACGGCGCCGAGCCGGAGGACGCCGCGCTGGCGCTCGACGGGCTCGACCGGTTCGCGGCGCGCAAAGCGGTCGTCGCCCTGATGGAGGAGCGCGGCCTGCTGCGCTTGGTCGAGCCGAACACCCATGCGGTGCCACACGGCGACCGCTCGGGCGTGGTGATCGAGCCCTACCTCACCGACCAGTGGTACGTGAACGTCAAGCCGCTGGCCGAGCGCGCGCTCCAGGCTGTGCGCGACGGGCAGACGAAGTTCGTCCCCGAGAACTACGAAAAGATCTTCTTCCAGTGGCTGGAGAACATCGAGCCGTGGTGCGTCTCGCGCCAGCTCTGGTGGGGACACCAGATCCCGGTCTGGTACGATGCCGAGGGCGGCATCTTCGTCGCCGAGAGCGAGGCGGAAGCGGTCGCGCAGGCCAAGGCCAAGCACGGCGCCGAGGTCGCGCTGACCCGGGACGCCGACGTGCTCGACACATGGTTCTCGTCCGCCTTGTGGCCGTTCTCGACGCTCGGCTGGCCGGACAAGACCCCGGAGCTCGCCCGCTTCTACCCCACCAGCACCCTGGTCACGGGCAAGGACATCATCTTCTTCTGGGTCGCCCGGATGATGATGATGGGCCTGCACCTGACCGATCAGGCGCCGTTCGAGACCGTCTACCTGCACACCCTCGTCCGCGATGAGAAGGGTGCGAAGATGTCGAAGTCGAAGGGCAACGTGGTCGATCCGGTCGATCTGATCGACCGGTTCGGTGCCGACGCGCTTCGCTTCACGCTCGCCGCGCTGGCCGCCCCCGGCCGCGACATCAAGCTTGGGGCCCAGCGGGTCGAGGGCTACCGCAACTTCGCGACCAAGCTCTGGAACGCCGCGCGCTTTGCCGAGCTGAACGGCTGCGAACTCAAGGCCGATTTCCGGCCGGAGGCCGTGCGCGAAACGCTCAATGCCTGGGCGCTCACCGAGGCCGCTAAGGCGGTGGCGGAGGTGGCGCAGGGCATCACGGTCTACCGCTTCAACGACGCGGCCGCCGCCGCCTACCGCTTCGTCTGGAACGTGTTCTGCGATTGGTATCTCGAACTCGCCAAGCCCGTGCTTCAGGGCGAGGGGGTCGATCCGGCCGCACGCGCCGAGACGCAGGCGACCATCGCCTTCCTCATCGACCAGATCGCCATGCTGCTGCACCCGTTCATGCCGTTCCTCACGGAGGAGCTATGGGCGATCAAGGGGCAGGTGCTGCCGACGGAACGCGGCCTGCTCGCGCTCGAATCCTGGCCGGAGCTGTCGGCCTACACGAACCCGCAGGCCGAGGACGAGATCGGCTGGCTGGTCGATCTGATCTCCGAGGTCCGCTCGGCCCGCTCGGAGACCAACGTGCCCGCCGGCGCCCAGGTGCCGCTGGTGCTGGTGGCCGCCGACGCGGGCGTCCGCGCCCGGGTCGAGCGCTGGAGCGAGACGCTCACCCGCCTCGCCCGCCTCTCCGAGATCGGTTTTGCCGAGGCCGCACCGAAGAACGCCGTCCAGCTCCTCGTGCGGGGCAGCGTGGCGGCCCTTCCGCTCGAAGGCATCGTCGATCTCGCGGCCGAGGTCGCGCGGTTGAAGAAGGAGGCGGGCAAGGCAAGGTCCGAGATCGGCAAGATCGACGGCAAGCTCGGCAATGCCGACTTCCTCGCCCGTGCGCCGGAAGAGGTGGTGGACGAGCAGCGCGAGCGCCGCGACGCGGAGGCGGCACGGCTCGTCAAGATCGAGGAAGCTTTGGTCCGGCTCAGCGAGGCATGA
- a CDS encoding DUF2459 domain-containing protein, with translation MRALRRLGLALAGLAAALLTLTLWTAQPGDPSLYPPSDPDRQTVLLVSHGWHSGLVLPRDSLTGEGAGTALRNLATRFAAYDALEFGWGEARFYRATPTLAAFDWRLALSALFTPGGSDGVVQVVGLARPARESFPQADIVPVPVSRQGLARLLARLETSFRLADGQPKDLGPGLYGPSLFYEAHGRFSYSNVCNHWAAGLLNAAGLPITPVLDTHPSGLLADLRWRAGLTASAPDAVEPDLSKP, from the coding sequence ATGAGAGCGCTGCGGCGGCTCGGTCTGGCCCTGGCCGGGCTGGCCGCCGCGCTTCTCACGCTCACGCTCTGGACGGCCCAGCCCGGAGACCCGAGCCTCTACCCGCCGTCCGACCCGGATAGGCAGACCGTGCTTCTCGTCAGCCACGGCTGGCATTCCGGTCTCGTCCTGCCGCGCGACAGCCTGACGGGGGAGGGGGCCGGCACCGCCCTGCGCAATCTCGCCACGCGCTTTGCGGCCTACGACGCCCTGGAATTCGGCTGGGGCGAGGCCCGCTTCTACCGGGCGACGCCGACGCTTGCCGCGTTCGACTGGAGGCTCGCCCTCTCGGCCCTGTTCACGCCCGGCGGGAGCGATGGCGTGGTCCAGGTCGTCGGCCTCGCGCGCCCCGCCCGCGAGAGTTTCCCGCAGGCCGACATCGTTCCGGTCCCGGTCTCGCGACAGGGCTTAGCCCGGCTTCTCGCGCGGCTGGAGACGAGCTTCCGCCTCGCCGACGGCCAGCCCAAGGATCTCGGCCCAGGGCTCTACGGCCCGAGCCTGTTCTACGAGGCGCATGGCCGCTTCTCGTACAGTAATGTCTGCAATCACTGGGCGGCGGGTCTGCTGAACGCGGCGGGGCTGCCGATCACGCCGGTGCTCGACACGCATCCCTCGGGCCTTCTCGCCGACCTGCGCTGGCGAGCGGGCCTGACGGCGTCGGCGCCCGACGCGGTGGAGCCGGACCTGTCCAAACCGTAA
- a CDS encoding Do family serine endopeptidase, with product MSMTVRRRAFASVAAAALVAGGAAGFGLTEPGTPAYAQALPKTPIEAPEHPPGSFANVVDKVKPGVVAVKVKLDNSADDDDDSAGGPNLQQVPPQLREFFKRFGQGGPGGPGGPGGRGMPQRGERGAVGSGFIISADGYVVTNNHVVDKAKTVQVTLDDSRTLDAKVIGKDPKTDIALLKITESGSYPYVQFGKSAPRVGDWVVAIGNPFGLGGTVTAGIVSARGRDIGAGPYDDFLQIDAPINKGNSGGPTFNVNGEVVGVNTAIASPSGGSVGLAFAIPAETVQTVVDQLRSDGKVVRGYLGVQVQPVTKDIADGLGLDKAKGALVDHAENGTPAAKAGLKSGDVIESVNGAPVNDARDLSRRIAGLKPGTEVKLAYLRGGKSDVATVELGTLPTDAKVASRSDSSTGGQPRLGLSLAPANDVGLGDEGVAVMDVDPDGPAASKGIAQGDVILDVAGTSVSKPSDVQAQIRAAESNGRKAVLMRVKSAKGQTRFVAVALGKKEG from the coding sequence ATGAGCATGACCGTCCGCCGCCGCGCCTTCGCCTCCGTCGCCGCAGCGGCCCTCGTCGCCGGCGGCGCCGCCGGGTTCGGCCTGACCGAGCCCGGCACGCCGGCCTATGCCCAGGCCCTGCCCAAGACCCCGATCGAAGCGCCCGAGCACCCGCCGGGCTCCTTCGCCAACGTCGTCGACAAGGTGAAGCCGGGCGTCGTCGCCGTGAAGGTGAAGCTCGACAACAGCGCCGACGATGACGACGACAGCGCGGGCGGCCCCAACCTGCAGCAGGTGCCGCCGCAGTTGCGCGAGTTCTTCAAGCGCTTCGGCCAGGGTGGACCTGGTGGTCCGGGCGGGCCCGGCGGCCGTGGGATGCCGCAGCGCGGCGAGCGCGGCGCGGTCGGCTCGGGCTTCATCATCTCGGCGGACGGCTATGTGGTCACCAACAACCACGTCGTCGACAAGGCCAAGACCGTGCAGGTCACCCTCGATGACAGCCGCACCCTCGACGCCAAGGTGATCGGCAAGGATCCGAAGACCGACATCGCGCTCCTCAAGATCACCGAGAGCGGCAGCTACCCCTACGTCCAGTTCGGCAAGAGCGCCCCGCGGGTCGGCGACTGGGTCGTCGCCATCGGCAACCCGTTCGGCCTCGGCGGCACAGTGACGGCAGGCATCGTCTCGGCCCGCGGTCGCGACATCGGCGCCGGCCCCTACGACGACTTCCTTCAGATCGACGCGCCGATCAACAAGGGCAATTCCGGCGGCCCGACCTTCAACGTCAACGGCGAGGTCGTGGGCGTGAACACGGCGATCGCCTCGCCGTCCGGCGGCTCGGTCGGCCTCGCCTTCGCGATCCCCGCCGAGACCGTGCAGACGGTGGTCGACCAACTCCGCAGCGACGGCAAGGTGGTGCGCGGCTATCTCGGCGTGCAGGTCCAGCCCGTCACCAAGGACATCGCCGACGGGCTCGGCCTCGACAAGGCCAAGGGCGCGCTGGTCGATCACGCCGAGAACGGCACCCCCGCCGCCAAGGCCGGCCTGAAATCCGGTGACGTGATCGAGTCGGTCAACGGCGCCCCGGTCAACGACGCCCGCGATCTCTCGCGGCGCATCGCCGGCCTCAAGCCCGGCACCGAGGTGAAGCTGGCTTATCTGCGGGGCGGCAAGAGCGACGTCGCGACGGTCGAACTCGGCACGCTTCCGACCGACGCGAAGGTCGCGAGCCGCAGCGACAGCTCCACCGGCGGCCAGCCGCGCCTCGGCCTCAGCCTGGCGCCGGCGAACGATGTCGGCCTCGGCGACGAGGGCGTGGCGGTGATGGATGTCGATCCCGACGGCCCGGCCGCATCCAAAGGCATCGCGCAGGGCGACGTGATCCTAGATGTCGCCGGCACCAGCGTCTCGAAGCCCTCCGACGTCCAGGCGCAGATCCGCGCCGCCGAGTCGAACGGCCGCAAGGCCGTGCTGATGCGGGTGAAGAGCGCCAAGGGCCAGACCCGCTTCGTCGCCGTGGCGCTCGGCAAGAAGGAGGGCTGA